In Bicyclus anynana chromosome 13, ilBicAnyn1.1, whole genome shotgun sequence, a genomic segment contains:
- the LOC112046298 gene encoding 60S ribosomal protein L18a — MKAKGELREYEVIGRKLPSDSEPKPPLYKMRIFSPDPIVAKSRFWYFLRQLKKFKKTTGEIVSIKEIPEKSPVKIKNFGIWLRYESRSGVHNMYREYRDLSVGGAVTQCYRDMGARHRARAHSIQIIKVEIIKAAACRRPQVKQFHNSGIKFPLPKRVHHYKRLNTFAYKRPSTYFL; from the exons ATGAAGGCTAAAGGAGag TTGAGGGAATACGAGGTCATCGGGCGCAAGCTCCCCTCGGACAGTGAACCAAAGCCTCCGCTATACAAAATGAGGATCTTCTCTCCAGACCCCATTGTGGCCAAGTCCCGATTTTGGTACTTCTTGCGGCAACTGAAGAAGTTTAAAAAGACCACCGGAGAAATAGTATCTATTAAG GAAATCCCCGAGAAGAGCCCGGTAAAGATCAAGAACTTCGGCATCTGGCTGCGCTACGAGTCTCGCTCGGGCGTGCACAACATGTACCGCGAGTACCGCGACCTGAGCGTGGGCGGCGCCGTCACACAGTGCTACCGCGACATGGGCGCGAGACACAGGGCGCGGGCGCACTCCAttcag ATCATCAAAGTGGAGATAATCAAGGCAGCCGCGTGCCGCCGGCCGCAGGTGAAGCAGTTCCACAACAGCGGCATCAAGTTCCCGCTGCCCAAGCGCGTGCACCACTACAAGAGACTCAACACGTTCGCGTACAAGAGGCCCAGCACATACttcttgtaa